One Roseimaritima multifibrata DNA window includes the following coding sequences:
- a CDS encoding ATP-binding protein gives MPSPNTSSSNDPKLEALIARINGLGEGSDLASMMANGGGQSPAVAQAPPQRAPVRPAPGGQPGQPQPPARSAKPSPPKTASPPAPPSPLDKLPAGFTPARDEPWRPIEPVSLEANRISDTLLEQICLRYLLNSGELEGRRIADQVKLPFRLVEPILTRLKMEQRVAYRSATATGDYVYVLTDTGRAAARSAAEDCTYYGACPVRLDEYIFSVKKQTIEGQRPKAADLKRAFHDLLINPQMLDRLGPAVNSGRGMFLFGFPGNGKTSIAERVTAAFGKYIWIPRAVDIDGDIMRVFDPMNHVLDMPVGEGGLLDQGGYDKRWVRIRRPTLVAGGELTMEMLEVQSSSESGISESPLQLKSNCGTLLIDDFGRQKMSVDQLLNRWIVPLEKRYDYLNMSSGKKIQVPFDQLVIFSTNLEPKDLVDDAFLRRIPYKIEVTNPSEADFRKLFEIMCKVLKIPYQADPIDYLIKKHYLPVERPFRNCQPRDLLLQVRNFCLYHDLEVELKREYFDFAVDNYFSVM, from the coding sequence ATGCCATCTCCAAACACGTCTTCGTCTAACGATCCGAAACTGGAGGCACTTATTGCCCGCATCAATGGATTAGGCGAAGGAAGCGATCTAGCATCGATGATGGCGAATGGTGGTGGTCAATCGCCTGCGGTAGCACAAGCACCTCCGCAACGGGCACCTGTCCGGCCAGCCCCTGGTGGCCAGCCCGGGCAACCGCAGCCCCCTGCCAGATCCGCAAAACCCTCCCCTCCCAAAACAGCATCCCCCCCTGCCCCACCATCTCCATTAGACAAACTGCCCGCTGGTTTTACTCCGGCTCGCGATGAACCTTGGCGGCCGATCGAACCGGTATCACTGGAAGCCAACCGAATCAGCGACACGCTGTTAGAACAAATCTGTTTGCGGTACCTGTTGAACAGTGGCGAACTGGAAGGGCGCCGGATCGCGGATCAGGTGAAGCTACCGTTTCGCCTTGTCGAACCGATCCTAACACGTCTGAAGATGGAACAACGTGTCGCCTACCGATCGGCGACCGCGACCGGCGATTACGTTTACGTCCTCACCGATACCGGCCGCGCCGCAGCCCGCAGCGCTGCCGAGGATTGCACCTATTACGGTGCCTGCCCGGTCCGATTGGACGAGTACATCTTTAGTGTAAAGAAGCAAACGATCGAGGGCCAACGTCCGAAAGCGGCCGACCTTAAACGCGCGTTTCACGACCTGTTGATCAATCCTCAGATGCTGGATCGCCTGGGCCCGGCCGTCAACAGCGGACGAGGTATGTTCCTCTTTGGATTTCCTGGAAACGGGAAAACAAGTATCGCCGAACGGGTTACCGCAGCCTTCGGAAAATACATCTGGATTCCTCGAGCCGTCGATATCGATGGCGACATCATGCGGGTCTTTGATCCGATGAACCATGTCCTGGACATGCCGGTGGGAGAAGGCGGACTGCTGGATCAGGGCGGTTATGACAAACGCTGGGTTCGAATCCGAAGGCCAACCCTGGTCGCCGGGGGTGAACTAACCATGGAAATGCTGGAAGTCCAAAGCAGTTCAGAGAGTGGCATTAGCGAATCCCCGCTACAACTGAAAAGCAATTGCGGAACCCTGTTGATCGATGACTTTGGCCGGCAAAAAATGTCTGTCGATCAACTGCTGAATCGCTGGATTGTGCCTCTGGAAAAACGCTATGACTATTTGAACATGTCCAGCGGTAAAAAGATTCAGGTGCCGTTCGATCAGCTGGTCATCTTCAGTACGAACCTGGAACCCAAAGACCTTGTGGACGACGCGTTCCTGCGTCGTATCCCTTACAAGATCGAAGTTACCAATCCATCCGAAGCGGATTTTCGAAAACTGTTCGAAATCATGTGTAAGGTCCTGAAAATTCCTTACCAAGCCGATCCGATCGATTACTTGATCAAGAAGCACTACCTGCCAGTGGAACGTCCGTTCCGCAACTGTCAGCCGCGTGACTTGTTGCTGCAAGTGCGAAATTTCTGTCTCTATCACGACCTGGAAGTAGAGCTGAAAAGAGAGTACTTCGACTTTGCAGTCGACAACTACTTCTCGGTGATGTAA
- a CDS encoding keratin-like protein, producing the protein MRIFAPVMLAAALIVSSTANANAFGLFGHHFGGHDACCDVEPACGCEIAAPTCGCEVAAPACGCEIVDPCCAPKRSLCDKVRGLFAKKHSNCCEPVCGCEVIVEPACGCEAPCGCDDVCAPRKHNLLKNLFGKFHRHNDCCEPACGCEVAAPSCGCGF; encoded by the coding sequence ATGCGTATTTTTGCTCCTGTAATGTTGGCAGCCGCTCTTATCGTCAGCAGCACCGCCAATGCAAACGCCTTCGGCCTATTCGGCCATCACTTCGGTGGACACGACGCTTGTTGTGACGTCGAGCCAGCTTGTGGTTGCGAAATCGCTGCCCCAACATGTGGCTGCGAAGTTGCTGCACCCGCTTGTGGTTGCGAAATTGTTGATCCTTGTTGTGCACCAAAGCGTTCGCTTTGTGACAAAGTTCGCGGATTGTTCGCGAAGAAGCACAGCAACTGCTGCGAACCAGTTTGTGGCTGCGAAGTTATCGTTGAACCAGCTTGCGGTTGCGAAGCACCTTGCGGATGCGACGACGTATGTGCCCCTCGTAAGCACAACCTGCTGAAAAACCTATTCGGCAAATTCCATCGCCACAACGACTGCTGCGAACCAGCATGTGGTTGCGAAGTTGCTGCACCAAGCTGCGGTTGCGGATTCTAA
- a CDS encoding sigma-70 family RNA polymerase sigma factor, producing MTESIIANESADLPVSEEVELRQARRQVRVGRSTGSAQSPLETYLREINETALLSADDETHLAGRIAVGDVEARDRMVRANLRLVVNIARGYTGKGLGLQDLIEEGNLGLLRAVEGFDPTMGTRFSTYASYWIKQSIKRALINSSKTIRIPAYMVELLSKWRRASSRLSEELGRTPTHEETARMLGLPKKKLPIIKKAIRINNSTPQSDQTDSGWSLSEMVMDERLKSPDEEMLDHDILRHAMDLLEHLDDREGTVLKLRFGLENEEPHTLKEIGAKLGLTRERVRQIETEALRRLADGLTDPREHYSN from the coding sequence ATGACGGAATCGATTATCGCGAATGAGTCTGCAGATCTTCCTGTTTCGGAAGAAGTCGAACTTCGACAGGCCCGTCGTCAAGTTCGCGTGGGACGTTCCACTGGAAGTGCCCAGTCCCCTCTGGAAACGTACCTTCGCGAAATCAATGAAACAGCACTGTTGTCGGCCGATGATGAAACGCATCTGGCTGGTCGCATTGCTGTCGGCGACGTCGAGGCTCGCGACCGAATGGTTCGTGCCAATTTGCGATTGGTCGTGAATATCGCACGGGGCTACACAGGCAAAGGCCTTGGCCTGCAAGATTTGATCGAAGAGGGCAACCTCGGGCTCCTGCGGGCGGTCGAAGGATTCGACCCGACGATGGGGACTCGGTTTAGCACCTATGCCAGTTACTGGATCAAGCAGTCGATCAAACGGGCATTGATCAATAGTTCGAAGACCATTCGAATTCCCGCCTACATGGTCGAACTATTAAGCAAATGGCGTCGTGCTAGTTCCAGATTGAGTGAAGAACTTGGGCGGACGCCGACCCACGAAGAAACCGCTCGTATGCTGGGGTTGCCCAAAAAGAAGTTGCCGATCATCAAGAAGGCGATTCGGATCAACAACAGCACTCCGCAAAGTGACCAGACCGATTCGGGGTGGTCGCTGAGTGAAATGGTGATGGATGAACGCCTGAAAAGTCCCGATGAAGAGATGCTTGATCACGATATCTTGCGTCATGCCATGGATCTTTTGGAACATCTAGATGATCGCGAAGGAACGGTGTTGAAGTTGCGGTTTGGCTTAGAGAATGAAGAACCGCATACGCTAAAAGAGATCGGAGCCAAACTTGGTTTGACGCGTGAACGCGTTCGCCAGATTGAAACGGAGGCGCTCCGACGTTTGGCCGATGGGCTTACCGACCCTCGAGAACATTACTCGAACTAG
- a CDS encoding serine/threonine protein kinase has protein sequence MAPVRSVKPSPFHAKAILSGLVTELQWQTAKQSVFEQLAIERNVSNTRSDDEDDSSDDSNGSTPLRERDERLASWFVETGVLTRYQATQLLAGRSKLTLGPYIITEWIGQGGMGQVFKAVHKVMGRESAVKVLPAERSTAESRESFLREIRLQAGLDCPYLVRAFDAGEDGGVHYLVTEYVPGTDLRRLIRKRGPLPTEQAASVIMQAALGLDYAHRQGLVHRDVKPGNILVTPEGHAKVSDVGLAAWSMGLDDDPRAGKIVGTVDYISPEQIRSPSQVGPASDIYSLGCTMYYAICGKVPYPGGDSLSKCRRHCEETPWHPRKFAPELDEELVDIIGDMMEKDPERRISSAAEVALRLEPWAGGIADIVDRPTDNQHWATPPPPAEEETSDGEELSGPLNISPPQSGDLLTASGSEIVPPPVTDDSIDNSQLSGSYLPSPGIMPGYYPQGVPGYQGRSAGLAVAITLAIAVPLCLLVGAILGFIFRASMG, from the coding sequence GTGGCCCCTGTTCGTTCCGTCAAACCCTCGCCCTTTCACGCGAAAGCCATCCTCAGTGGACTGGTGACCGAACTGCAGTGGCAGACAGCCAAACAGTCCGTCTTCGAACAATTGGCAATCGAACGGAACGTGTCGAACACCCGATCGGACGATGAAGACGACTCGTCCGATGATTCCAACGGCAGCACGCCCCTCCGCGAACGGGACGAACGGCTAGCCAGCTGGTTTGTCGAAACCGGAGTCCTGACACGCTACCAAGCGACCCAGTTGTTGGCCGGACGCAGCAAATTAACCCTCGGCCCCTACATCATCACCGAATGGATCGGCCAGGGAGGCATGGGCCAGGTGTTCAAAGCGGTCCACAAGGTGATGGGACGGGAATCGGCGGTGAAAGTCCTCCCCGCCGAACGGTCGACTGCGGAATCCAGAGAATCCTTCCTGCGGGAGATCCGGTTGCAGGCGGGGCTGGATTGTCCCTATTTGGTGCGTGCGTTTGATGCAGGAGAGGACGGAGGCGTCCACTACCTGGTCACCGAATACGTCCCGGGGACGGATCTGAGGCGACTGATACGCAAACGCGGCCCCCTGCCGACCGAGCAAGCCGCATCGGTGATCATGCAAGCGGCACTTGGGCTGGATTACGCCCATCGCCAAGGATTGGTGCACCGCGATGTGAAACCGGGAAACATATTGGTCACGCCAGAAGGGCACGCCAAGGTGTCCGATGTCGGTTTGGCCGCTTGGTCGATGGGGCTGGATGATGATCCCCGGGCCGGAAAGATCGTCGGGACCGTTGACTACATTTCGCCCGAGCAGATACGGAGCCCATCACAAGTCGGACCGGCCAGCGATATCTATTCGCTCGGCTGCACGATGTATTACGCAATTTGCGGCAAAGTCCCCTACCCCGGCGGCGACAGTCTGTCGAAATGCCGACGGCACTGCGAAGAAACCCCTTGGCATCCTCGCAAATTCGCTCCGGAACTGGATGAGGAACTGGTCGACATTATTGGCGACATGATGGAAAAGGATCCCGAACGCCGTATCAGCTCGGCTGCGGAGGTCGCGTTACGTCTTGAACCCTGGGCCGGTGGGATCGCCGACATCGTCGACCGCCCAACCGACAATCAGCACTGGGCGACTCCGCCGCCTCCTGCCGAGGAAGAAACCAGCGACGGCGAGGAATTGTCGGGGCCGCTGAATATTTCACCGCCACAGTCGGGTGACCTGCTAACGGCCAGCGGTTCAGAGATCGTCCCTCCACCGGTTACCGACGATTCCATCGATAATTCCCAGTTATCAGGATCCTATCTTCCCAGTCCAGGGATCATGCCGGGCTACTACCCTCAGGGCGTGCCTGGATATCAAGGGCGAAGTGCTGGCTTGGCCGTTGCGATCACCTTGGCGATCGCGGTCCCACTTTGCCTGCTGGTTGGGGCAATCCTCGGATTCATCTTCCGTGCGTCGATGGGCTAG
- a CDS encoding calcium/sodium antiporter, with amino-acid sequence MSADNFVLLPQLKCLMNYLWLLIGLIVLMLGAELLVRGAVALAELAKISPLVIGLTVLAFGTSAPELAVSAVSSLEGEAEIAFGNVVGSNIVNLLLILGLSAAIVPLSVSRRLLRVDVPIMVVASFAAWVAAMNGTISRLEGAAMLAAFFIYNAWLLHSTARDKRVAKAAAAELGETADFDKVPFSKFVLNALLVLIGLGLLVVGAQLLVDSATNIARAIGVSDVVIGLTIVAIGTSLPELATSLAAAIKGERDMAVGNVVGSNLFNLLLVLSTAAILAPTGIPVSQDVIWFDLAFMTLVALLCWPMCQTQMQVTRTEGITLALLYVAYASILVADAKGVTMVTTLKPILCYAIIPLLILGILGKSMLTKRRRYITEK; translated from the coding sequence GTGAGTGCCGATAACTTTGTACTCCTTCCGCAATTGAAGTGCTTGATGAACTATCTGTGGTTGCTGATTGGGCTGATCGTTTTGATGCTCGGCGCAGAACTATTGGTTCGCGGTGCCGTTGCATTGGCAGAATTGGCAAAGATTTCGCCACTGGTAATCGGTTTAACCGTATTGGCCTTTGGGACCAGTGCCCCGGAATTGGCTGTCTCTGCCGTTTCCAGTCTAGAAGGGGAGGCCGAAATTGCATTTGGGAATGTCGTCGGCAGCAATATTGTCAACTTGCTGCTGATTCTAGGGCTTTCCGCGGCGATTGTGCCACTTTCGGTTTCCAGGCGATTGTTGCGAGTCGACGTGCCAATCATGGTGGTCGCATCCTTTGCCGCTTGGGTGGCAGCAATGAATGGCACCATCAGTCGACTGGAAGGAGCTGCCATGCTAGCAGCCTTCTTTATCTACAACGCTTGGCTGCTGCATTCGACGGCCAGAGATAAGCGGGTGGCAAAGGCAGCCGCTGCTGAGCTAGGGGAGACGGCGGATTTCGACAAAGTCCCCTTCAGCAAATTTGTGTTAAACGCACTGTTGGTTCTGATCGGTTTGGGGCTTTTGGTGGTTGGGGCTCAATTGTTGGTCGATTCGGCGACCAACATCGCCCGTGCCATTGGCGTCAGTGATGTGGTGATCGGTTTGACCATCGTCGCGATCGGGACGTCTCTTCCTGAATTGGCCACGTCGCTCGCTGCGGCAATTAAGGGTGAGCGTGACATGGCGGTGGGGAACGTCGTCGGCAGCAACCTGTTCAACCTGTTGCTTGTCCTTTCGACCGCTGCCATTTTGGCCCCGACAGGGATCCCCGTCAGTCAAGATGTGATCTGGTTTGATCTCGCTTTCATGACCCTTGTTGCTCTGCTGTGCTGGCCGATGTGTCAAACACAGATGCAGGTCACGCGGACCGAAGGAATCACCTTGGCCCTCCTATACGTCGCGTACGCGTCGATTTTGGTGGCGGATGCGAAAGGCGTGACGATGGTCACGACCTTAAAACCGATTCTCTGTTATGCCATCATCCCGTTATTGATTCTGGGGATTTTGGGCAAATCGATGCTGACGAAGCGTCGGCGTTACATCACCGAGAAGTAG